From Lewinellaceae bacterium:
CGTGCCCCCGCCGTCGATGAAGCACGAGAAGTTCAGCGGCTCCATCTCCAGGTCGCCGTCTTCCAGCGTGCCGGAAGTAGTGAAGCAGCTCTCCACCACCGTGCCCTGGCTCGTGTTCGCCGGGCAGGTTACCGCAGGAGCCGTCTTGTCTTCTCCGTTGATGTAGCCCCAGCAGTCTTCCCAGTTGAAGAACGGGAAGCTCGGCGCGTTCGGGTCGGCGTCGCCCAAAGTAGAAAAAGAAAAGTTGTTGATGGTAGCCACGCTCTGCGTGGTGTTCGTGCCCACCGATCGGGGAAGCCGTCGTCGTCTACTTCGAAATAGAGCAGCCAGCCTGCTTCTACGTCGTGGTCGAAGGAACCGGAAGTAGCGTTGGTCTGCGTTACGATATTGCCGTTGTTGAGGTCAAAAATAAAGAAGTCGAAGGTTGGGTCGGCGCCGTTGAAGTTCCAGCTGAGGCTCAGGTGCCCATCCATCGGGATAGTAATGAAAGCCCGGGCGAAGTTCGCCTCGAAGGTGGTCAGCGTCAGCGCCGTGGAGGTGAAGGCGACATCCGCGATGCCAGTAGTAGCCGACCATGACGCCGGTATTGTCTTCCTCGACAGTCCAGTTCGCCGAGGCGAAGGTACTGCTGTTGAAGCCGTTGAACGTCACCGTTGTCTGCGCGCCGCCTTGAGGCGGGTACTCAGTCACGCCTCCGCCAACGTAAGTCACCTCGTAGATGAACTGGTACCGCAGCCGTCGAGGATGTTGCCGTTGGTGGGGTCGTCGTCGTTGACGATGTTCACCCGGAAGTCAGACTCCTGGGCGCAGCCGAAGTCGCCTTCCAGCACCATGTCGGGCGTGATGAAGCGCTGGCAGTCCGCGTTCAGGGTCGCGTTGACCGAAGCGTTGCAGATCAGGTTGGTGGGGGAGGGTCGCCCTGAAGGACCATGACCAGGAAGTCCTCGTCGCGGAAGTTGCCCGCGGCGTCTTCGGCGAGATTTGCACCTGGTACACGCCCGGCTCGAAAGCCCCGAGGAACCGGTCGCCGCCGGCGGAGAAAATGGTGGTTAAATCCGGGCCTGAAAATGCCGTCACCGTAAATTCAGAGCCGGGGACAACCGGATCGCCGGGAGCGGCGGGGAAGTGGTCGCCTTCGCAGTTGTCGGTTACCGTCACTTCAAAAAACACAAGCGCCGGCCCCTGGTCGCAGGGGTCCAGCGTCACCACGATATCCTGGGAAGGATATACGATAATAGGCGCCCAGACATCATCGTTGCATTGAGCAGACAATTGCTGAGCCCCCAAAAGGCTAAAGACAAATAGCGTGGCTATTGCTCTAAACCAATGGGGAAGAGAAACGAAAGTAAAATTCGTTCTTTCCATAAGATCACAATTTGCTTAAGAAAAAATCAGGTTATGTAAAAAGAATTAGGTACAGTTGCTATCTCCCGGCAAACCGCTCCGCAAAGGGGAGCCGGCGCCAGGGTTTGGTTTGTTTAGGCCGTCGTATTTAAAAACGAATGTTGTCCACGAATTCAAACTTGAGCAGCATCGTTTATGCCGCCCTTAGGCTGTTTGAGAACAGTCGCGTCATCAAACAACAAAGCTTTAAAGGCAAAAAGCGCAAACTGAATTAGAAGGCTTCATTGCTTTTAAAGCGTAGTTTTCCTATAAAACTGATATGTGATGAAGAACAAGGACGAGAAAGAGAGAGGAAGTTTAGGTGTCGCTTTGTTAGGCCGTCTGTCCTTCATGAGAATTCCTATCTTGGTGGACAAAAATAGTTTATTGAAGGTGAATCGCCAACTTTTGCCGTTTAATAATTGCGTTTATTCCATAATAATTATATTAATTACCCTATTGAGGGTATGCCCAAAAACGGCGACCCGTCTAAGGCAGGACAAGTTCGAAGGTCAATTGTTCAAAGTTCTGCCGATAGGCATCCCTTTGAGAAAGGATCGACGGGCCCCGGCAACCCACTGACGGCCAACCCTGTCTATCGATAGGCTGGTAGCCCAAAAAACAAAGGAGAGCCTTAAAGTTCCAGCGTTTTCTTTTTTCCCTGCCGCGCTTCAAACTTCTGCTGGATGATATCCTGCACAGGCCTGCCTTCTATCTTGGATTCCAGCCAGGATATGATATCCAGGTACAGGAAAGGCCGGCGTTCGAAAGGGTCGTCCTGGTGCTCAGTCAACTTGTTTTTCAGGTTGACGAATTCGTCTTTCAAATCTTCTTCCTGTATGCGGGGAATCCTCCTGAGGAAGCGGAAAATTTCCCGCTGAACGGCATGCAGGTCTTCCATCTTTGACAGGAACCGGTACACCGACTTGACCTGGTATTCGACCAACTGGGAATTGCCCAGCTCGAAATGGGCGATCAGGTTGAGGATGCGGGCAAAACACTGTATGTCTTCGCGGTAATCCGGGTTTTTCTGGTTGATGATGAGGTTGAGATAGTCGATAGCCGATTCGTTGTCGCCACTGCCAAAGTACAGGCAGGCGATGCGGTAATAAAAGACCAGGATGCGGTGGTCATCCCAGTTATAGGTGTCTTCTTCAATGATCCCGGCCAGGCCGGGAACCAGCTTTAGCCCTTCCGAAAACGTCCCCTCCAAAAAATGCCTCTTGATGTTGTGAATGTATTTAAAGAGGTAAAAGAGCCCTTCGATGTTCTTTACCTGCTGGATGTCATACCGTTCGGGAAAACGCTCCAACTCTTCCAGCACTTCGATGAATTTCCCGTATTGCAGGGTATTGGACAGGGCGTTGAGCAGGTTGTGGATGCCTTTGAGGTAAAGGGGGGCATGCAGTTGAATGAGCTCGGGTTTCTGCCGGAACAAATCCGCCCATTTCTGAGCGTAGCGGTAACACAGGGGGAACTCCTGAGTAATGTGGTAATACCAAAGGTGGGCCTGGCAGTAGTAGACTTTGCCGAAGAAGTCGAGTTGCTGAAAATCGGTGGCGGGCAGATGCGAGTGGAAAAACGCCTTCACCAATTCATGGTCGGCTTGGTTGCGGGCATACCCCATTTTCAAGTACAGGCCATAAAGCTGAAGCGAAAGGTTGGAAAACAGGTTGATGTTGTCGATGGCTTCGTGTAGCTGAAGGGCTTCGGCGGCCAGGGCGTCGGCCCGCCCTTCTATGCTGCGGGTGATGTACTGCCCCTCGATGTGTTTCTCAAATTCCACAATCTCCAGGGCCAGGGCATAAAACAGGCCTTCGTAGGCCTTGGCCTTGGCCTTATCGAGGACGTCGAGGCTTTGGCGGTACAGCCCTTTGTTGTACAATACCCGGGCGTAATCGATCATTTCCCGGAGCTGTATGTCTTCATTGTGATTGGCATTGACCAGGCGGAGGCTGACCAGCAGTTGTTTGTACAGGTGCGCTTTGAGGTTAGACAACTGCCGCTTCTTGATGTCGGGCAGCTTTTTAAGGATCAGGGACTCGTCGTATTCCTGATGTTTGTCCAGAAAATCGAACAGCTTCAGAAAGAGGATATCGTCAGAAGCCTGATTCCGGCGAACAAACAAGCGAAAATGCCGCTTTTCCGCCCGGGTAAGGGAGCGGACCAACTGAATAAGGTCATCTGTCTTCTGCTTGGGCATTGTAATTCTGTTTACACTAAATCATTGACAGCCATAGTGTTAAAAGCTTTCGCTTCGGCTTGCCATCTTGTAGTAATGTACTAATTAGACTTTACCCCCCCACTCTATCCCAATATATTTGGGAACTGGGCTTTACTATACTCAAATTAACAAAGCTACAGTTATTTACAAAAAAAGTAACTATTTGGGTTTTATGGTATTTCGGTGTTTTGGTTTTGCGGTTGGCTCAATACGGCCCCTGAGTTCATACCGACGGCCTCCGGCGGTGGCTTGGCCGTAATACCGGAACACCATAAAACCGCCACACCTAAGCAGTTATCAAAAAAGCAATTGGCCATGGCAGATAAGCGCGTATTCATCTTCGACACTACGCTGCGCGACGGCGAACAGGTGCCGGGGTGCAAATTAAATACCCGGCAGAAAGTAGAAATAGCCCTGCAACTGGAGCAATTGGGCGTAGATATCATCGAAGCCGGCTTCCCGATTTCCAGCCCCGGAGATTTCCAATCGGTGGAAGCCATCTGCCAGGCGGTTTCTGATCCTATCGTCTGCGGCCTGTCGCGGGCAGTGGATAAAGACATCGAGGTGGCGGCGGAGGCCCTTAAAAATGCCCGCCGCCCCCGGATTCACACCGGCATCGGCACATCGGATTCGCATATTGTTTACAAACTGCGCAGCAACCGGGGAAAGATCCTGGAACGGGCCGTGGCTGCGGTGAGTTACGCCAAGCGCTTCGTCGAGGATGTGGAGTTCTATGCTGAAGACGCCGGCCGGACCGACAACGAATACCTCGCCCGCATCCTGGAAGCAGTGATCAAAGCCGGGGCCACCGTGTTAAATATCCCGGACACGACGGGCTACTGCCTGCCCGATGAGTACGGCGCCAAGATTCGCTACCTGCAGGAAAACGTGAAAGGCATCGACAAGGCCATCCTGTCTACCCACTGCCATAACGACTTGGGGCTGGCCACGGCCAACTCCATCGCCGGCGTGCAGAACGGCGCCCGGCAAATTGAATGCACGGTCAATGGCATCGGCGAACGGGCCGGCAATACCTCAATGGAAGAGGTGGTCATGATCATGCGCCAGCATCCTTACCTGAACCTCGCCAACAATATCAATACCAAACTTATTTATCCTACCAGCCGCCTGGTCTCGGAGCGCATGGGCATGCCCGTGCAGCCCAATAAAGCTATTGTGGGGGCCAATGCCTTCGCCCACTCTTCGGGCATCCACCAGGACGGGGTCATCAAGCGGAGAGATACCTACGAAATCATCGACCCGCTTGAAGTGGGCGTCGACCATTCCAAAATCGTCCTGACGGCGCGAAGCGGCAGGGCTGCCATCGCCTACCGGGCCAAGAACATCGGCTACAACCTGACCAAAAACGAATTGGATGTGGTCTACGCCCATTTCCTGGAAGTGGCCGACCGGAAAAAAGAAGTGGAGGATGTTGACCTGAAACAGATCATCACTCAAACCGTAGAAAAGGTTGAAATTGGTTAATTGAGTTGAATGAGTTAATTGAGTTGGCAGCCTAATCAAGCTATGAACAAAAAATGAGCAAGACACTATTCGACAAAATCTGGGACGCCCACGTGGCGCATCAGGTAGAAGGCGGTCCAGATGTACTGTATATCGACCGGCATTTCATTCACGAAGTAACCAGCCCGCAGGCCTTCGACGGCTTGCGCGAGCGGGGCATCCCCGTTTTTCGCCCCGGGAGGACCGTCGCCACCGCCGACCACAACGTGCCCACCCGCAACCAGCACCTGCCGATCGAGGAAGCGCTCTCCCGCTTCCAGGTGGATAAGTTGACGGAGAACTGCGAGGCCTTCGGCATCCGGCTCTACGGCCTGGGCCATCCCTACCAGGGCATTGTTCACGTCATCGGGCCCGAACTGGGCCTGACCCAGCCCGGCATGACCATCGTTTGCGGAGACAGCCACACCTCCACCCACGGTGCGTTCGGCTGCATTGCCTTTGGCATCGGGACCAGCCAGGTGGAACAGGTGCTGGCCACCCAGTGCGTGCTGCAAAAGAAGCCCAAACGCATGCGCATTGCCGTCGAGGGCGAATTGCAGCCGGGGGTGCTCAGCAAAGACATCATCCTCTATATCATTTCCCGCCTTTCCGCCAGCGGCGGCACGGGCCATTTCATTGAATACGCCGGCCCGGCCATCCGTTCGCTTTCCATGGAAGCCCGGATGACCATCTGCAACATGAGCATCGAAATGGGCGCCCGCGGCGGACTGATCGCGCCGGATGAAAAGGCCATCGAATATGTGCGCGGCCGGGAATTCGCCCCTCAGGGCGAAGCGTTTGAAGCGGCGGCAGCCTACTGGAAAACTTTGTATTCAGACGAAGGCGCTACATTCGACACCGAGTTTCGCTTCCAGGCGGAGGACATCGAGCCGATGGTCACCTACGGCACCAACCCGGGCATGGGCATGGGCATCAGCCAATCCATCCCCGAGCCGCCGGAAAACGGCAAGTCTCAAACTTTCAAAAAATCGCTGGAATACATGGGCTTCCGGCCCGGGCAAAAGCTGGCCGGGCAAAAGATCAATTACGTATTCATCGGCAGTTGCACCAATTCCCGCATCGAAGACCTGCGGCTGGCGGCTGCCTTCGTCAAGGGAAAGAAAAAAGCAGGCCACGTCCACGTTATGGTCGTCCCCGGCTCTAAGCAGGTAGAAATGCAGGCCAAAGCGGAAGGCCTGGACGCCATCTTCCGGGAAGCGGGGTTCGACTTTCGCGAACCGGGCTGTTCGGCCTGCCTGGGCATGAATGAAGATAAGGTGCCCAAAGGGGAATACTGCGTGTCTACCTCCAACCGCAACTTCGAAGGGCGGCAAGGGCCCGGCGCCCGCACCATACTGGCCAGCCCGCTGATGGCGGCGGCCACGGCGGTGGCGGGGAGGATTGTGGATGTGAGGCAGGAATTAATAGAGGATTTTTGATTTGGGATTTTTAACATGATGAAATTGGTATAGAGCACTATGGAAAAATTCAAACGACTAATATCCTCCGCTGTCCCCTTGCCGATTGAAGAGGTAGATACCGACCAGATCATCCCCGCCCGGTTTCTCAAGGCGACGACCCGCGAGGGCTTTGGGGACAACCTGTTTCGGGACTGGCGCTACGAGGCAGATGGCCGGCCGAAGGCGGATTTCATCCTCAACAACCCTCTGTACGGAGGGCAAATCCTGGCGGCAGGCAGGAACTTTGGCTGCGGCTCCAGCCGGGAACACGCCGCCTGGGCGCTGCACGATTATGGCTTCAGGGTTGTGGTATCCAGTTTTTTTGCCGATATTTTCCGCGGCAATGCGCTGAACAACGGTTTGCTGCCGGTTCAGGTATCGGAATCTTTCCTCGGGGACATCTTCTCCGCCATTGAATCGGACCCTGGCACGACTTTCATAGTCGACCTGGAAGCCCAGCGATTCACCGTTCAGGATACGGGAAAATCCACGGGCTTTGAGATCGA
This genomic window contains:
- a CDS encoding 2-isopropylmalate synthase, with translation MADKRVFIFDTTLRDGEQVPGCKLNTRQKVEIALQLEQLGVDIIEAGFPISSPGDFQSVEAICQAVSDPIVCGLSRAVDKDIEVAAEALKNARRPRIHTGIGTSDSHIVYKLRSNRGKILERAVAAVSYAKRFVEDVEFYAEDAGRTDNEYLARILEAVIKAGATVLNIPDTTGYCLPDEYGAKIRYLQENVKGIDKAILSTHCHNDLGLATANSIAGVQNGARQIECTVNGIGERAGNTSMEEVVMIMRQHPYLNLANNINTKLIYPTSRLVSERMGMPVQPNKAIVGANAFAHSSGIHQDGVIKRRDTYEIIDPLEVGVDHSKIVLTARSGRAAIAYRAKNIGYNLTKNELDVVYAHFLEVADRKKEVEDVDLKQIITQTVEKVEIG
- the leuC gene encoding 3-isopropylmalate dehydratase large subunit, giving the protein MSKTLFDKIWDAHVAHQVEGGPDVLYIDRHFIHEVTSPQAFDGLRERGIPVFRPGRTVATADHNVPTRNQHLPIEEALSRFQVDKLTENCEAFGIRLYGLGHPYQGIVHVIGPELGLTQPGMTIVCGDSHTSTHGAFGCIAFGIGTSQVEQVLATQCVLQKKPKRMRIAVEGELQPGVLSKDIILYIISRLSASGGTGHFIEYAGPAIRSLSMEARMTICNMSIEMGARGGLIAPDEKAIEYVRGREFAPQGEAFEAAAAYWKTLYSDEGATFDTEFRFQAEDIEPMVTYGTNPGMGMGISQSIPEPPENGKSQTFKKSLEYMGFRPGQKLAGQKINYVFIGSCTNSRIEDLRLAAAFVKGKKKAGHVHVMVVPGSKQVEMQAKAEGLDAIFREAGFDFREPGCSACLGMNEDKVPKGEYCVSTSNRNFEGRQGPGARTILASPLMAAATAVAGRIVDVRQELIEDF
- the leuD gene encoding 3-isopropylmalate dehydratase small subunit, with translation MEKFKRLISSAVPLPIEEVDTDQIIPARFLKATTREGFGDNLFRDWRYEADGRPKADFILNNPLYGGQILAAGRNFGCGSSREHAAWALHDYGFRVVVSSFFADIFRGNALNNGLLPVQVSESFLGDIFSAIESDPGTTFIVDLEAQRFTVQDTGKSTGFEIDSYKKMCLLNGYDDIDFLLSLREEIEAFEKGRI